In Nymphaea colorata isolate Beijing-Zhang1983 chromosome 10, ASM883128v2, whole genome shotgun sequence, the genomic stretch CCGTACTGGAGACGTAGCAAACCCATCATTGGTTATTGTTGCCTGGACATTCTCCCGTTCGGTGATCTCCTGCCCTTGTTTCAAGCTCAGTTCAGCGGTAATCTCATCGCTTGACCCTTTGACAGCTGGTGGTTCTCTTGACCCacccttcttctctctcttcacctTCTCCTCAGCCTCTGGTTCATAACCTGAAAACCACGCTTCAGTACCCCCAGATTCATTTGATGAGCTCTTAGCAGTAGATTTTGGTGTTGAATCATGCGATCCCATGCGTAATATCCAACCAGCCTTAACAATTTCTGCAAGGTAGCCCCATAATGATTTGCTTGGCCTCTTAACGATTGCAGTCTTGGAAGATGCAACATCAGATCCTGCAACCGCTCCTTCAGTAGCAGTTCCTTCAGTCAAATTCTCTCCAGAAGCTACAGATACAGGAGGCTCTGTGGCTTCCACGCCATAAGGTTCTTCAAATGCTTCACCTGCAACATCCCACATTTCATCAGGCGGTCCTCTTATCTCAGACGATGCAGGAGACTGCCAAGAACCCTGCATCCCACAGTTTCTCGAGTTCTTTGCACTCGTCCCGCTTTTTACAGAATCGGCACTTGATTGATTCGCCAATACTACTTGCTGTAAAACGGTGGTCTGATCAGAtgtcctctccctctctactaGAAATGTTTTCTCAGTTGTTATCAGAATTCTCTGGGAAGGCAAGCCTGCCTGGGGAAGTTGATGAACAGACTCTTTCGTTTCATGAGAAGACTTACCTATGCAGACGACTGAGCTCGAATCACTGTCTCTGGTGTGCAGCCCCGACTGCCCACTTAGGTCgtcatttcttgtattttcgGTTTCAGATTGATTGCTGGGAGCTCCTCCATGCAGTTGCGCACTAAGAACATGAGAGCCAATCTGTGATGACCTGGTGAATGATTCACTAGACGCAGACCCTGCTGGATGACAATCAGCAGCAGCAGTTCCTACTGAGCCCTGACGCACCAACTTAGAAGATGCTAGCACAGATGGTTCCTGGAAGGTGACCTGTCCCTGGAAGGCCGCACCTCTCTGTGAACTAGTGTTAAATTCTTCCAGATAATAAATATCTGTAGAACCGTGAAAATAATCACTGATTGCGTCATCTGGCGATTGATGATCGCCATAAATTTCTAACGGAGGTGGACGAATTGAAACTCCCTGCGAAGATATCTGTCCCAAGAGAACGGCCTCTTGCTGTGAACCGCTAGTACTCAAGGAGTGGctgtttttagcaacaaagaCATCAGTTGCAAGTCGACCTGATTGATGGGCACCACTATATTCCGATGAGCTTCCTGGCCTTGGCTCAGATGGTTGAGATCTTGACTTTTCCTGCAAGGTCGCTGGTTCCGGGATCCTGACGCCTGTAGATGTACCGTCAATGACTATTTCCTGTGTGTATTCCATGTTTGACGATCGGCAACGCTTCCCAACGTAATCGCTAGCTGTATACCCTGCTGGTTGACGATCAGCAGCAGCAGTTCCTAGTGAGTCCTGAAGCACCAACGTAGAAGATGAAGGCACAGATGGATCCTGTAAGGTTACCTGTCTCCGAATGGCCGCATCTGTCTGTGAACTACTCTTAAATTCTTCCTGATAATCAACTTTTTCAGAATCACGATGCAATGTAACATAATCGTTAGTTGCGTAATCAGGCGATTGGTGATCGCCACAAGTTTTAGACTTAGGTGGACGAATTGAAACCCCCTGCGCAGATGTCCGTCCCGAGGGAATAGCCTCTTCCTGTAAGCCGCTAGTACTCAAGGAGTGGCGGTCTCTAGCAACAAAGACACtagtttccagtcgacctgaTTGATGGGCACTAGTGAATTTCGATGAGCTTCCTGGTCTTGGCTCAGATGGCTGAGATCCTTGTTCTTCCTGCAAGATCGCTGGTTCTGGGATCCTGACACCTATAGGTGGACCACCACTGACTACTTCCTGCGTGTATTCCATGTTTGATGATCGACGATGCTTCCCATTATAATCGCTAGTAACATATTTAGTCATTTTCTGGCCAGCACTAATGCTTGAATAGCTCCCCAGTGGCAATTGAGAAGATGAAGTAATTGGCACTTGTGTTGATGGTATCTGTTCTTGCGAGATCCTTGTATCTCTCTCCATTCTGCTGGTGCTTACTTGTCTCGAAGAATCAACAATGCAAGAACCACAATGCTTACAGACGTACTCCTTGGACTCACGAAGCCTCGACAAGTCTGAATCCACAATAGTAACTGAACTATCAGGATGTGGCAGTTCAGGTCCCCTGGAACTTTGGCTCACTTGAGCTTGCTTTGGACGTTGAGCTAAATGTTGAACTGACGCTGAAGTTTCTTGCCTCTTGTTGACGAGTACCCTTTGCCCGTCTTTGTACCTGTAGCAAGCATCTGTGGCACTACAATCCATCTCGTCATGTGCTGTTCTATCATGTCGTTGGTTCTGTTCTCTCGTCACTCCTATCCTAACTTGACTATTCCCACAAGATTCGTCCTGCCTATCCTCCCAAGACTTGTCATGCCTATAACCACCAGAATAGGTGCCCCGGGAAACAGAGGAGTCTCTAGTGTCGCTTCTTCTCTCCATTTTAGAGTCTTCCTGCTTCATCTGAATCTGTTGCTCACAGCGATGATTACCTGTTCTTGAGGAAGATGCACGGTTTTCTTCTTCACCCACACATACCTTGATTTTATCGCGCTTGGAAAAGGATCGGTCGCCTCCAACAGTCTCTTGTTTATTCCTTCTATTCCAGTCACAGGAGTGCCGATCTTCTCGCGTAATCTGCTCCTGTTTACTTGTTTGAGTACCAATTGAGCGAGTTGGGGAGGTACTCTCGATTTGATCACGCCTACTTGAGAAATGCTCACCGTGAACGGTGAATTTATCATGCGATCTTCCTACGTTCTGTCGCCTCTTGGAAGAAGAGTacgaagaagaagacgacgaaGAATCATAATCAGTCCGCTGAGCACTAACTTCGTAACCAGCATCATCGTCCCCAGGTTTATCATGATGTCTGTCACCACCACGGGAGACTCTGCTTCTTACATCCTTTTTAACACCATGATGATTGCTAGCCCTTGATGCTGATTCAGTCTGATCCCGCCTACTTGAGAAATGCTTATCCTGAACGGCGAATTTAACCAGCGAATGCGATCTTCCTCTGTTCTGTCGCCtcttagaagaagaagaagaagaagaagaagaagaagaagaagaagaagaagaagaattatgATCAGTCCACCGACCACTAACTTCACAAGCAGCATCATCGTCCTCACGTTCATCACGACGTCTGTGACCACCACGGGAATCTCTGTTCCTTCTTCCTCCAGCCTTTTTGTAAACATTTCCAGCCAAAGATTTGTCGTCAGGAGCTCGGCCAACATCCCCATTTGCAAATTCCTCAGAGACCCAAtgcttaaaactaaatccggaCTCACTCTCGCCATCGAGGTCGCGATCACACCGAAGAAATGGAGACTCGTCGCATCGGACATCACGCCACCTCCCTGGACCAGGGAATAAACCAGTGTTAAACCTGACCAACAAACTCAGTGCTTCCTGTACCCACCTGTGAATCTCCACCCCGTAGTCAAGCCTCCAAGGACCACCAAATTTCTCTTCCTGTACCGCACGCGCAGCCCTTCTCCTCTCCCGGCAATCTTCCTTGAGACGAAAGAACTGAGACTCGTGACCGTGAGACCAGCAACTCCCACTGCTGCCGAAATAGATAACCCTTTTGGGGGCAAATTGGGGGATCAGAGACGATTGCCTCATCCCACAAGCAGGTGGGTACCGACCCAATCCATGCCCACAAGCACAAACAGAGTCTAGAAGCCTTTCTTGACAATGACAGTGGCGGAACTCATTGCAGCAAGGGAACGAGGCCGTGTCCCTCACCGTCAGGGCCGATTGGAAGTGAGCCTGATACATACCTttcctgctctctctctctctctctctctctctctttctgtctgaTTTTGTTGATCTGCTAAGGGATTCAGCTAAAGGGATCAGCTAGCCGTCTGGCTTccatcacagagagagagagagagagagagaaagacacaGAGGAGTGATTTCTCGTGCCCTTGCTTAGGTAATTGGGTTTTGTCCGCCTCCAGAAAAGAGATGACATCAACTATCAAACGACGTTCCCCGAGAGGGAAACTAATCTGATAGAGTTCGGAGTTGGAACTCGCCTGATCTGATAGAGTTCGGAGTTGGAACTCGCCTGATCTGATAGAGTTCGGAGTTGGAACTCGCCTGATATTTAGGTCGCAATTCACAAGACGAGGTTAATCGAGTATCGAACTACCCCGATAACGTATGACTACGGAATTACGAAAGCAGCTATACATTgaaattttgcttttctctttgGCAAGATAACAGTACGAATCTGCTCACAAGAAGGAACTAAACTGTGACCACTGAATTATCTTTTATATGTGGTAATCTTCAgttattttttacaatttatttttttatatggagTACTTGGTTTCTTAGGATCTTGAATCATGACACGGAGGGGAGTTTTCACAAGTATTTAAAGATCAAGACTCGAGATATTGCTAAATACTTCAGCCTCAAAAGtcatattttattaaaaaagtattcaataatttattttgaaaaatagacTCTCTACAGTGTTACATTTGTGGAAAAAATATTCCAAGCTTtcacaaatttcatttttcttctgcCAATCTTCACAGTCTAGTTTCTTATACTCGACGTGGAGATTGGAGACCGTcattaaaatgaagaaaggaatgGAGAATCAAGATCGCAAATCTATTTTAAAATGCAAGTTTGGCAGACTAGATGATGCATTCATACACAAGTAGATTTTGTATTATTTCACTTCTCCAAGTATTTGAGCCCCATACCTCAATCCCACAGTTTCAAAGGGTAGGATTTAATATTGTGTGTGTTGAAAGCTGAAACACGGTATGTTTGTTTACCTGGGATCCCAAGCTCAGAAGACATGAGGCCCCACGCCCTCCTGTCAGACCTCGAAGGTGAGATTTATAATGCAGATCTGAAATCTACAGTCAACAAATCCACCGTTTGTTTAAACAGTGGATCCCCACCTTTTGTTTAGAAAGTGCGTCCTATACAAGCCGTGTCGTGGAAAAAAAGTATTCCATctagtttttatcttttctccattttcaagGATATTAGACCTGATTTTGGATGTTGCCCCTAATGAAGTTCAAACTTGCACATGGGCAATTCCCTTTGGATTGACACCTTAGACAAAAGACCGATCGTCTACTAACCTTTTACTCGGTTTTAAATCTGAGACAAAAGGTTGGGGATGtcccttttcctttcaaaatttctattcaTCCAAAGGGTGAAGCAGAAATTATAGAAAAGGTTAAAATATGAGTGAGCGTCAAGTGTTTGAAAGAGCTCCATATGGCAGGGATGAAGTGTCCCAAAAACATATTTGCCACAAGCCGTTTCGGCCTTTCACAATTCACAAACGCCACTATGTCCACAAAGTCCAAGAAAATATTGAGGTCTAAGTAGAGACCATCCAGGCAATGATCTGCTTTACATCGGGAAGTCAGATGCATGCTTATTGGACCTGAACTAAATGCTTAATGCCTAATGGGTAGGGAAGCAAAGTGGGGGAAAGGCCTTCATGTTGAgcataaacaat encodes the following:
- the LOC116263061 gene encoding tRNA(adenine(34)) deaminase, chloroplastic-like, whose translation is MYQAHFQSALTVRDTASFPCCNEFRHCHCQERLLDSVCACGHGLGRYPPACGMRQSSLIPQFAPKRVIYFGSSGSCWSHGHESQFFRLKEDCRERRRAARAVQEEKFGGPWRLDYGVEIHRWVQEALSLLVRFNTGLFPGPGRWRDVRCDESPFLRCDRDLDGESESGFSFKHWVSEEFANGDVGRAPDDKSLAGNVYKKAGGRRNRDSRGGHRRRDEREDDDAACEVSGRWTDHNSSSSSSSSSSSSSSSSSKRRQNRGRSHSLVKFAVQDKHFSSRRDQTESASRASNHHGVKKDVRSRVSRGGDRHHDKPGDDDAGYEVSAQRTDYDSSSSSSSYSSSKRRQNVGRSHDKFTVHGEHFSSRRDQIESTSPTRSIGTQTSKQEQITREDRHSCDWNRRNKQETVGGDRSFSKRDKIKVCVGEEENRASSSRTGNHRCEQQIQMKQEDSKMERRSDTRDSSVSRGTYSGGYRHDKSWEDRQDESCGNSQVRIGVTREQNQRHDRTAHDEMDCSATDACYRYKDGQRVLVNKRQETSASVQHLAQRPKQAQVSQSSRGPELPHPDSSVTIVDSDLSRLRESKEYVCKHCGSCIVDSSRQVSTSRMERDTRISQEQIPSTQVPITSSSQLPLGSYSSISAGQKMTKYVTSDYNGKHRRSSNMEYTQEVVSGGPPIGVRIPEPAILQEEQGSQPSEPRPGSSSKFTSAHQSGRLETSVFVARDRHSLSTSGLQEEAIPSGRTSAQGVSIRPPKSKTCGDHQSPDYATNDYVTLHRDSEKVDYQEEFKSSSQTDAAIRRQVTLQDPSVPSSSTLVLQDSLGTAAADRQPAGYTASDYVGKRCRSSNMEYTQEIVIDGTSTGVRIPEPATLQEKSRSQPSEPRPGSSSEYSGAHQSGRLATDVFVAKNSHSLSTSGSQQEAVLLGQISSQGVSIRPPPLEIYGDHQSPDDAISDYFHGSTDIYYLEEFNTSSQRGAAFQGQVTFQEPSVLASSKLVRQGSVGTAAADCHPAGSASSESFTRSSQIGSHVLSAQLHGGAPSNQSETENTRNDDLSGQSGLHTRDSDSSSVVCIGKSSHETKESVHQLPQAGLPSQRILITTEKTFLVERERTSDQTTVLQQVVLANQSSADSVKSGTSAKNSRNCGMQGSWQSPASSEIRGPPDEMWDVAGEAFEEPYGVEATEPPVSVASGENLTEGTATEGAVAGSDVASSKTAIVKRPSKSLWGYLAEIVKAGWILRMGSHDSTPKSTAKSSSNESGGTEAWFSGYEPEAEEKVKREKKGGSREPPAVKGSSDEITAELSLKQGQEITERENVQATITNDGFATSPVRLSERGSIRRRASSLSDNQRWESAANSAHVTSSSAPASGRTSPDTITSSTGTTNVQKQGETSEVGASFVEITGDFQTGIQEQPIKGGQEDAGMEDTETTLMQGKLKRTAQVQRERFEAWEEAYRLESQQRKMDEMFMREALQEAGKAADTWEVPVGAVLVHHGKVIARGRNLVEELRDATAHAELICIREASNTLKSWHLAGTTLYVTVEPCAMCAGAILQARIDTLVWGAPNKLLGADGSWVRLFHSPDEGQSSSGQPSSPAGPVHPFHPNMKIRRGILETECSDVMQQFFQLRKKTRIEESPPSCMPLANPPKFFSKMHDFFGMMICL